The genomic stretch ttttctaagAAAAAGGGGGAGTTTCtatcatttttcatgaaaaaagcACCACCTAAGCTATCCAATTAGTGGAAAGACAAAATGCTGCAAGATTTAAGTCTATTCTCATTATGGCAGGTTATCAAGAAAATTAGTACTTAATAAAGTTGGTCCATAAGAtattgttttgagtttgtagaACAGAAGATATATAGGGGATTCACATACTGGGGATTGCTTTAAAAACCACTGCAGATTGTGAATTGAATACAGATAGGAGTGACTTCATTACAACCGAATGTAATAATTAACTCAGGACATCTTCTGCTCATCCTATAAAATGTGTGCTTCTCAGTACTATAGATCAGAGCCCCAACCACAGAGACATTATTattagcacaaaaaaaaaaaaaaagaagaatggcAACGACTGCACCTACTCTCAGTGATGTGTACACCTTTTACTCCATTGACCGCAGAATTTTCACCCGGCTGGTGATGTTCCTCACTAGAGATCCAGCACAATCTCTCTTGGTCATGGCCTTTTGGCTGTGTCTTGAAGATATGAACTTTGGCTCTTGCATTACGAGGAAACTTACCAGATTATCCAATCCTACTCTGAATGATGTAGCCGAGGAAGCCGTCCAATGCTTGAACTGTCTCGAACTCGGGACACCCCCTCCGCTTCGCAATCGCAGCAGAGAACTTCCTCTCACGTCTGTGATTGTGGAAAAAAGGCTCTCCCTAAGAATGTTTTATGAAAACAAGTTCACCATGATATGTGGGATAAAGGCCTTTCTCAACCATGTTTGTGCAAATGCTTTCGCTGACATCTTAGCGCAATTCTACCCTTCGCAAGCAAACTTTAATTATCCTCTTATCATCCCTGGATTCCCTCACCCCACCTTTGGATCACTAGCCATCATTCCTAGGGCCCCTGATTATGTTTTCCCCTGCGAAGGCATATGGGGCTGGGGCTTGAACATCGAGGCACCGGAAGACGATAGGACTATTTTCTTAACATTTTCGCGAGGCTATCCTGTCACAGAAACTGAAGTTAGAGAACTCTTTGCTTCTTACTATGGAGATAACTGTGTGGAAAGCGTCAGCATGGAGCCATCACCTGATTCACCGGATCAATCCTTGTATGCTCGTCTGGTGGTTCGTAACATTAAAACCATTGATCGTGTTCTTGGCAAAGGACCAATTGCCAAGTTCAAGATCAATGGAAAACATGTCTGGGCGCGAAAATTTGAACGCCGCGATTAGAAATGATGCTTGATTAATGCTATAATGCTTGATCCTATTGTACTTTTATTATACCCTGCATGAAATTTTCGTAATAAAACACAATAGGGAGATGAATTGTTATGTATAATTGCCCTTAGCAGTATCTCATCTAGTACTTCTTTAATCATTCATGATTCTTGCAAGTTTATCAATCTTTTATGAATCAATCTCCAATTAATTAAATTAGTACCATAGGAACACAAATAAACAAAATATGTCTTGCAAGTTTATCAATCTGTTATGAATCAAACTGACATCTTACGAAAGAGGGTTTTCTTCTTCGAGCtacatctaaaaaaaaaaatactaaatataAGGTGAAAAAATATggtctatttcttttttgtatAGATTATTTCTGTGCTAATAGCGTGTTCTGATTTTTTCTTCTCCCCTATTCTTGTTCTGGTTATGCCATTATCAATCCTGCGGAACCCCCAATTCAGCCACAGTTAAGAAAAAGCTTCCTTCATTCAGCAGCACAACCCCAGCATCGCACCATGCGCTAGCTTATTGAGGTGCGTGCTTAAACCAGCCCTATCTTTTCTTATTGAATTTCTACTTGAATTCCATCTGCATCTCGGGACCGTAGCCAGAAATTGATgcttttttgaaaagaaaagacaatAAGACTTTTAGCCAAATCCAAGTATCTGGATAATTACCTTAGGCATGAAAAAATGTTCATTAGCATTACATTGGTTACAAGTAATTAAGTTTATCCTACGTATACAGCTAAGCATCTTCAGCTTTAAGCACAAAATTACTTTGCCGATCAGCTTGAGATTAAATTTTCTACTTTGGATAATTGTTCAAGTTGCGAACCTGCATGGTGGGTTTAATTGATAGAGAAAATTAACGTAATTTTCTTGCATGGTAACGGAACCCTTTTTAAGTCGTGCATGGGACGCAATTGAATTATGTATAGATCGATTAATACCATACTCATTACTGTTAAGTAACTCTGTGATCTTGGAGTTGGATCGGAAGACAGGTCCACTCATTCAAAAAACCTAATTTTTAGGGGGTCAATAAGTCAAGTCGTTAAACACCTTAATATTTACAGGGTAGCATTATATAACGACACAAAGCCTTAACacaaaattttgataagaatAATCATATGAGAGCAAATTAATAGAAGACAATGTCCGATTTAGCCCTTCCAAAATCAGGCCTTGATGTAGAAGCCTTGACATCTTATTTGCTATCGAGGAAAGCGGGACTTAGAATTCTTGTTTGCAGCTGGCTATCATCTCAGCCACTTAGTAAGATACAAAACATAAATTagcaaataaattcatttggaATTAGTCCATCACCTAATCAAAACCAGCAAATAAAATCTCGTGCAGGGCAACTTTTTAAACTCGCTTGGTAAGCATAAGTATTAGACTTGAACTCTACAATTAGCTCACCCAAGCTTGATTCAAGCTCAAGTGCTAAAGATTTAGATTGTGCAAGTCAAATTGAAACATAATTTTTGATCACCTTGAACAACTCAAATAAATCTTAAGCTTTAGAGAGAGTGAAACAGCACACCAAAAGATGTTGAAACCAACAAGAAAGCAAAAacccaaagctggaaatttccgATTCTTATACTGTATATATAACCGTCTATGCTTGTCTTATGTTAATACAAagtcaaaataaaaacaagaagtgGAATTCCACGTTATTCTCGTAACTCAGTTGATATTCAACAGGCCTACATTAGCTATTTAGAGGAAAAACAAATCCAAGAATTTATAGTTAAAACAAACATTGTATCTATTACCAGTTCAGAAACATTCACCGTAGGATTAGAAAGCCAGGTAACATACCATTATCTATGCATTAATAAAAAGGCCAGGCTTCGTCAGTAATGTCGAAGTTTCAATCCTTGACAAGCATGTTAAAGCTACTAATTCTGGGAATAATCTTGCTTCATCAACAATCTTTCTTCCTTGTACAATCGTTTAATTTCTCTTTCCAGTCGTTTAATCCTGGAATCTGTGACGACAGTGAGAGCAGATTAATCTGCTTGGGATCAGTAACTGCAACAAATGGGACATTGAACCTCACCCCAGATGAGTCACAGCAGAATCAGCAACAGAAGAACCAGATTGCACGAGTCCTGTTTAGATATC from Coffea eugenioides isolate CCC68of chromosome 8, Ceug_1.0, whole genome shotgun sequence encodes the following:
- the LOC113779373 gene encoding uncharacterized protein LOC113779373; translation: MATTAPTLSDVYTFYSIDRRIFTRLVMFLTRDPAQSLLVMAFWLCLEDMNFGSCITRKLTRLSNPTLNDVAEEAVQCLNCLELGTPPPLRNRSRELPLTSVIVEKRLSLRMFYENKFTMICGIKAFLNHVCANAFADILAQFYPSQANFNYPLIIPGFPHPTFGSLAIIPRAPDYVFPCEGIWGWGLNIEAPEDDRTIFLTFSRGYPVTETEVRELFASYYGDNCVESVSMEPSPDSPDQSLYARLVVRNIKTIDRVLGKGPIAKFKINGKHVWARKFERRD